From one Erinaceus europaeus chromosome 4, mEriEur2.1, whole genome shotgun sequence genomic stretch:
- the LOC103114578 gene encoding N-acetyllactosaminide beta-1,6-N-acetylglucosaminyl-transferase-like isoform X1 — MRSWKHCLFTVSLLTALIFVFVYNNKLWENKRFLRASLSNASVLTEVCHQISEGKVFNPGENALRTPVGEATCSEYLAQAHYFTEALSTEEADFPLAYTVTIHKDFSTFERLFRAIYMPQNVYCVHVDGKARAELKEAVGRMLRCFPNAFLASKTESVVYGGFSRLQADLNCLKDLVASEVPWKYVLNTCGQDFPLKTNKEIIQHLKVFKGRNITPGVLPPAHAVGRTKYIHREILSDKTSYVHKTVQLKTPPPHNMTIYFGTAYVALTRDFAVFVLQDQRSLDLLSWSKDTYSPDEHFWVTLNRIPGPEHEEELQGGGKGSLLHLV; from the exons ATGCGCTCTTGGAAGCACTGTCTTTTCACCGTGTCTCTTCTTACTGCTCtgatttttgtatttgtttacaATAACAAACTCTGGGAGAACAAACGTTTTCTGCGGGCATCTCTGTCCAATGCTTCAGTCTTAACTGAAGTCTGTCACCAGATCTCTGAGGGAAAGGTGTTTAACCCAGGAGAGAACGCCCTGAGGACTCCCGTTGGTGAGGCTACTTGTTCTGAGTATCTGGCTCAGGCTCACTACTTCACAGAAGCGCTCTCCACAGAGGAGGCTGACTTCCCTCTGGCTTATACAGTGACCATCCACAAGGACTTTAGCACTTTTGAGAGGCTCTTTAGAGCCATCTACATGCCCCAGAACGTGTACTGTGTTCATGTGGATGGAAAGGCGAGGGCTGAACTCAAAGAGGCCGTGGGAAGGATGCTGAGGTGCTTCCCCAACGCCTTTCTGGCTTCAAAGACGGAATCCGTGGTCTATGGGGGATTCTCCCGGCTGCAGGCTGACCTGAACTGCCTGAAGGACCTGGTGGCCTCTGAGGTGCCCTGGAAGTATGTCCTCAACACCTGTGGGCAAGACTTCCCCCTCAAGACCAACAAGGAAATAATCCAGCACCTGAAAGTGTTCAAAGGGAGAAACATCACCCCGGGAGTGCTGCCTCCTGCTCATGCTGTCGGAAGGACAAAATATATTCACCGGGAAATACTGAGTGACAAAACTTCCTATGTGCATAAAACAGTACAACTAAAGACCCCACCTCCTCACAACATGACAATCTACTTTGGCACAGCCTATGTGGCCCTCACCAGGGATTTTGCTGTCTTTGTCCTTCAAGACCAGCGTTCACTGGACCTCTTGTCTTGGTCCAAGGATACCTACAGTCCTGACGAGCATTTCTGGGTGACACTCAATAGGATTCCTG ggccaGAACATGAGGAGGAGCTTCAGGGTGGAGGAAAAGGAAGTCTGCTTCATCTTGTGTAA
- the LOC103114578 gene encoding N-acetyllactosaminide beta-1,6-N-acetylglucosaminyl-transferase-like isoform X2, with protein MRSWKHCLFTVSLLTALIFVFVYNNKLWENKRFLRASLSNASVLTEVCHQISEGKVFNPGENALRTPVGEATCSEYLAQAHYFTEALSTEEADFPLAYTVTIHKDFSTFERLFRAIYMPQNVYCVHVDGKARAELKEAVGRMLRCFPNAFLASKTESVVYGGFSRLQADLNCLKDLVASEVPWKYVLNTCGQDFPLKTNKEIIQHLKVFKGRNITPGVLPPAHAVGRTKYIHREILSDKTSYVHKTVQLKTPPPHNMTIYFGTAYVALTRDFAVFVLQDQRSLDLLSWSKDTYSPDEHFWVTLNRIPGARAVVHPFKRT; from the coding sequence ATGCGCTCTTGGAAGCACTGTCTTTTCACCGTGTCTCTTCTTACTGCTCtgatttttgtatttgtttacaATAACAAACTCTGGGAGAACAAACGTTTTCTGCGGGCATCTCTGTCCAATGCTTCAGTCTTAACTGAAGTCTGTCACCAGATCTCTGAGGGAAAGGTGTTTAACCCAGGAGAGAACGCCCTGAGGACTCCCGTTGGTGAGGCTACTTGTTCTGAGTATCTGGCTCAGGCTCACTACTTCACAGAAGCGCTCTCCACAGAGGAGGCTGACTTCCCTCTGGCTTATACAGTGACCATCCACAAGGACTTTAGCACTTTTGAGAGGCTCTTTAGAGCCATCTACATGCCCCAGAACGTGTACTGTGTTCATGTGGATGGAAAGGCGAGGGCTGAACTCAAAGAGGCCGTGGGAAGGATGCTGAGGTGCTTCCCCAACGCCTTTCTGGCTTCAAAGACGGAATCCGTGGTCTATGGGGGATTCTCCCGGCTGCAGGCTGACCTGAACTGCCTGAAGGACCTGGTGGCCTCTGAGGTGCCCTGGAAGTATGTCCTCAACACCTGTGGGCAAGACTTCCCCCTCAAGACCAACAAGGAAATAATCCAGCACCTGAAAGTGTTCAAAGGGAGAAACATCACCCCGGGAGTGCTGCCTCCTGCTCATGCTGTCGGAAGGACAAAATATATTCACCGGGAAATACTGAGTGACAAAACTTCCTATGTGCATAAAACAGTACAACTAAAGACCCCACCTCCTCACAACATGACAATCTACTTTGGCACAGCCTATGTGGCCCTCACCAGGGATTTTGCTGTCTTTGTCCTTCAAGACCAGCGTTCACTGGACCTCTTGTCTTGGTCCAAGGATACCTACAGTCCTGACGAGCATTTCTGGGTGACACTCAATAGGATTCCTG